In the genome of Candidatus Hydrogenedentota bacterium, the window GCCTTCGTCAAAGCCTCGATGCCCGGCTTCCAGCCCTGGGCGACTTTCTCGAACTGGTCCGCGAAGATATCGGCGGGGTAGGGTCCGCGCCAGCCGTCGAGGTTGTCGTAGGGAATGCCCCACATGGTGGCGCTGTAGCCCGTCTTCTCCGCGTAGAGCGGGTTGGCCGAGCCCCATTGCACGGGGCAGGTGTAGACCACGCTAATATGGAAGGGGTATTCGCGGAAGGCTTCGCTCATGCCGGTCCAGGCCTGCCGCGCGAGAGGCGCGCCCTCGGCGCCGTAGCGTTCCGTCGCGATCTCGTTCAGCACGGCGTCAATACTTGGTGCGGGTTTGCGGCTGAGGCGCTGGGCCAACTCGATGTTGGGCGAGGGGTGGCCGCCCATGGTCCAGCCGATGAACATGGCGTCCAGGTTGGCCTTGGTCAGCAGGTTGTTGCAGTGCTCCGCCACGAGATCCATCACGGGCAGGTAGGGGACCGTGGCAATCTCGCAGGTGTTGTTAAATTGAATCTCTGTACCCGTTTTCAGGCCCATTTTCTGGGCCAGTTGCCAGTGGGGCACGGCGCGCGGACCGGGTCCCACAGCGGAGATGGAGTACTCGCCCACGGTGGATTCAATACCGCCGCGCGAAATAGGCAGATGCCATTCACTGACCGACATGAGCCAGATGTTGTCCGGCAGTTGCTCGATGATTTCCACCGAGTCGCCATGGCCACGCCAGCCCCAGTCGGAGATGAGCACGTTGGCCTTCGGATCGCCCCGATGGACGCCCTCTTCCTGAATGGCGACGACTTCCGAGAGTATATCCGTGTCGGTGCGCTCCTTGCATCGCGGGCAACCGCTCTGGCCACCGTGCGACGCGCAATTGGTCAAGTTTTCCGATGCGGAGATGGAGTAGATGCCGCCGAGGCCGGGCACCTCACGGAAAATGTGAGCCAGGGAAGCGCCCATCCACTGGCGCACTTCGGGCACCGAGGTACAGAGGGCCGTGAGCTCACCGCTCTTTGTGCCCGCCAGTTCCGGGTGCTTCTCGAAGAAGGCATGGGGCATGCCGCGCGGTTCATTGATGTAGAGGTAGAGCTTTACGCCGAACTTGTCCGCGCGCTCCACCATCTTGCGGAGGTTGGCGAGGCGCACCTCGTGGCCCTCGCCAAACTCGGGGAAGGTGGCGCCGCCGGGGGCCAGATCGCGCAGCACGGCATGGAGCCAGACGCCGTTGATGCCCGACTGGGACAGGCGCTGCAGAAAGCCATCGGGATAAGGGTCCAGTTCTGGATGGATGAGCGGGTCACCAAAGACCGCCACATAGGAATGGACGATACGCTGAAAGGGCACCTCGCCCTCGGGAGACGCGGGTGGCGGGGTGAAGTTGGCCACGGGCTCGCTCAGGTAGCGCGCAAAATCGAAGCGCGGCTCGCCGGGCTCGTTGATCTTCGCGCCAAAGTCCCCCTCCACCACGGCGCGAATCTCCGCCGCACGCGCTTTCACAGCATCGCTCGGCGCGACATAGCGCAGCGGATCCGCGACGGGCTTCAACTGGCCAAGCTTGTGCCAGAGAAAGTCCTCCTCCCGCAGCATCACATGGAGCCGCTCCGGCGTGAAATCGAGGAGCTGGAGCAACTGCTCATAGGACAGGAGGTGCCAGTTGCGACGGATGATGGTCACATAGCCGCGTTCCATCATCGCGCGGGGCACATCAGGCTTTGCGGGCAGACCCATGGACGTGGCGATTTCGGTGACCTGCGCTTCGGTCGCACCTAGGACTTCCGCTATCTTCGCGGGCACCACGGCGTTCCAGTTGCGCCACACGAATTCATGAACCCGATCCGGAAAATAACCGGCCGACAGCGCGGCGGGGGCGCCACCGTGGGGCAGCATGGAAACATCGGCGGCGGGTGCGCCCGCGGCAAACAGGGACACGAGAACCAGCGCGGCGCGCCAGAGTCGAGATGACATGGGATGCGTTCTCCAGACGTGGGGCAGTGGGTGATTAAAGTCTGGGCCTATCTTACCTGAATTCCCCTCGGGAATCGCGCGGATTCGGCGCAAGCATTCCCCGTGCGGTATGGGTGCAGGGCAATGTTGCAGTAAACGGACTGGGGGGTGGAGAAGAGGCATTTTCTCAAGGAGGACGCGCAGGTCATGGATGGAGTAAGATTGATGGCGATTCAGTCTCTCAATGCAGCACCCGTGGAGTCCAGACCTTGTTCGATCCAACCCGAGTCGTTCC includes:
- a CDS encoding phasin family protein codes for the protein MSSRLWRAALVLVSLFAAGAPAADVSMLPHGGAPAALSAGYFPDRVHEFVWRNWNAVVPAKIAEVLGATEAQVTEIATSMGLPAKPDVPRAMMERGYVTIIRRNWHLLSYEQLLQLLDFTPERLHVMLREEDFLWHKLGQLKPVADPLRYVAPSDAVKARAAEIRAVVEGDFGAKINEPGEPRFDFARYLSEPVANFTPPPASPEGEVPFQRIVHSYVAVFGDPLIHPELDPYPDGFLQRLSQSGINGVWLHAVLRDLAPGGATFPEFGEGHEVRLANLRKMVERADKFGVKLYLYINEPRGMPHAFFEKHPELAGTKSGELTALCTSVPEVRQWMGASLAHIFREVPGLGGIYSISASENLTNCASHGGQSGCPRCKERTDTDILSEVVAIQEEGVHRGDPKANVLISDWGWRGHGDSVEIIEQLPDNIWLMSVSEWHLPISRGGIESTVGEYSISAVGPGPRAVPHWQLAQKMGLKTGTEIQFNNTCEIATVPYLPVMDLVAEHCNNLLTKANLDAMFIGWTMGGHPSPNIELAQRLSRKPAPSIDAVLNEIATERYGAEGAPLARQAWTGMSEAFREYPFHISVVYTCPVQWGSANPLYAEKTGYSATMWGIPYDNLDGWRGPYPADIFADQFEKVAQGWKPGIEALTKAAATAPDHMKEAVATDLRYAKAAANHFQAVANQSRFTAARDALVDPTATRTPEATEELRQQMRQAVESELVLAKELYELVKEDSRIGFEPSCQYFYLPLDLVEKVVNCRWLLEKI